The genomic DNA ACAAAAGGCCACCGATTCGGCGCGGGCGACGGTAGAGGACATGGTGACGTTGGCTGAAGGTCTGACGACGTCGGTGTCACAGTTTAAGCTAGCCTGAGAATTTCCCTCATCCGTTGAGCGTGGAAAGTCTTCCAGTGTAAAGAGGGGCCGATGAGCTCGGAATTCGACAGGCAAAATCTCATCAGCATTTTTGTCCTTGAAGCATCGGATGGGCTGGATGTCTTGACCAAGGCATTGCATCCTGCCGGCGGTGCTGTTCCTTCTCCTCAAGAACTTGCCGACCAATATATTATCGCCCACCGTATTTGCGGAGCCGCTGCCTTATATGGCTACAGCGGAGTCGCCCAGCTGGCTGAGTACTTGGAGACGCTGCTTGAACAAGCGACGCCGATTCCTGCGTCTGAATGGGATCGAGCAGTAGGCTCGATGCGGAACATTACGCAAAGCCTTCGGGTAGTCGTTCGAGCTATCGGGCAGAGCGGCGTTGAGGATGCAGAGATCGTAGAACGCTGTTGGACATCGATAAAACAACGAGAAGAAAAAACAGGTGATACGACAGCATCGACATCCTCTGCGCCAACAATCAATGAAGACTACCTGTTCCCCGGACTCGATGCTGAGATCTTATCCTATTTCATCCCCGAAGCTGAGGAATATCTCGGCACCATTGACGAGTTGCTTGGTCTCCTTAGAGACAAGCGGGATGATGCAGACTCGATCTACCGGCTCTTTCGTGCGGCACATACACTGAAGGGTTCAGCTTACACCGTAGGATTTCACGTCATCGGAGATATCGCTCACCCGATGGAACATTGCGTGGCAGCGGTTCATGAACATCGTCTTCCCCTCAGCAATGACCTTTTGGGCTGGTTTGTGAAGGCAGCTGAATTGATCCGACTCATTCTCCGGCATGAGCCGGCAAATAGTCAGCAACTCCGACATGATATACCACTTCTTCTCAATCGCCTCACCGGAGCGGTGAGAGGTATAACCGTTTCCCTTGTGTCGATGACCCCTTCTCACGGCCTCGATGCGGATAGCTCGAATCCTGTCCGACATGAGCCGGTTGTCAGCGGAGAATCACCGGCCGCGGACTTACTCGATGAGTATTTGATCCCGGATTTGGATCCGGAAGTGCTCTCCTACTTTATTCCTGAGGCACAGGAGTATCTGGAACTATTGGAAGCCAATCTCCTGCGATTGGACAAAGATCCGCAAAACAAGGAACTGATCAATCAGTTGTTTAGAAGCGCGCACACCTTGAAGGGCTCCGCCTACACCGTTGGGTTTCAATCAATCGGCGACCTCATCCATCATGTCGAAGACTTCATGGGAGCGGTGCGTGACGGTACCCTCAGCGTGTTGCCTGGGCATACAGACCTTATGCTTCGCTCCATCGATGTTGTACGAGTACTCATGCGAAGAGACCTCGACCAGTTGGACGACACGAAGCAACGGTTCAGCGCTGCGCGTACCGAACTGAGACGATTGGATCAGGGTGTCGCAGACGAGGCGACGCCAGCACAGCAACAGGATGACAGCTCCGGTTCAGCGACTATAGGACAGACGGAAAGCGATGAGCCTCGTGCACAGGATGACAGAGTTCAAAGTGAGAAGTCGCGAGAGGAACGCGAGGTCATCCGTGTCAGTTATGCGCGGCTCGAGCGGCTGATGAACCTCATAGGAGAACTCGTCATCGGACGCGGCAGATTGGAACAGCGGCTGCGAATCCTGGAGCAACGGTCACAGCAAGTATTGGTATTCAAGAGTCGCTTAGTGGACTCCGTCCAATCCTTTGCAGACAAACATACCTTTAGCTATCAGGACACATCGAGTAATCCGACCGCGCCGGCGAGTCAAGGGCTTCCCGTATTCGGCGATTTTGGAAGTCTCGAGTTGGATAAGTACGACGATTTCAATATTTTGGCTCGGCGCATCGTGGAAGTCACCGCCGATATCGGTGAGTCAATGTCGCAGCTGGATGAGTCCATCAAACGATCTCATGACGAGATGAATCATCTCCAACACTTGACATTGTTGATGCGCGACGAAATCGCGCGTGCCCGCATGGTTCCGATCGGGACACCGTTCACGAGGTATCGTCGAGCGGTAAGAGAGAGCTCCCGAGCCTTAAATAAGGAAGTGTCCTTGGTCACATCGGGTGAGCAGACGGAAGTCGACACCGGAGTCGTAGAACGATTGGTGGATCCATTGGTGCATTTGGTTAGAAACGCTGTCTATCACGGTATCGAGCCGAGGGCCGACCGAATCGCGAAGGGTAAACCGGCCGTCGGAACCGTCTACCTCCATGCGGCTCATCGGGGGAATTCGGTCATCATCGAGGTGGAAGATGATGGAGCCGGGTTGGATTTGGAGAAAATACGGGGCAAAGCCGCAAAGATGGGACTTGCACCATCACACCAGATACAAGCGATGTCGGACGCAGACCTCCTTCGATTGATTTTCATGCCTGGTTTTTCCACAGCCGACAAGGTAGGCGATCAAGCGGGTCGGGGCGTAGGACTAGACGTGGTCAAGCGAGCCATTGAAGGCATGAACGGCCATATCGACGTGGAATCTGAGTCCGGTGTCGGCACCAAATTTACCTTGAATCTTCCTCTCACCCTTCTCATCGCGACCGCATTGCTCGTACGAGTGGGTACCGAGATATATGCCATTCCATTACTGAGCATTCAAGAAGTGACGATGTCGGCGCTATCATCCGTGCGAGAGGAAGGCGATCGTCGGCTCTTACAGCTCGATGAGCAAGTTGTTGAATTGCAATCTCTTTATCACATCCTTCACCGAAAACGAGGAACCGTCGATTGGACCATGCCGGTCGTGATCGTTCGGACGGCTGGCGCGCCGATAGGGTTAGCGGTCGACGAACTGTTGGGCCGCCAAGAAATCGTCATTAAGCCGCTCGGACCACCGTTGGAACATTCGTTTTTCGGAGGAGCGACCATTGATCCGGAAGGACGAGTAGTGCTTGTTATCGATCCAAGCCGTTTGACGTCGAGAGGAGCGAAGGAATCGACCGTTCCCGTTCGCTTTTCCAAGACCACACCACTTCATAAAGTGTCCTTACCAGAAGAAGAGCTGTTGTCGAATACGCCGCACGAGGCGCGCCTGCTTTTGATAGACGATTCCTTAAGTATTCGTAAATTCGTCGGAAGAATGTTGGAGTCGGCGGGATATTCGTTCGATACAGCCGTTGATGGAGAAGATGGGCTCCGAAAAGCGTCGACGACTCATTATCGGATGATCCTCACCGATCTCGAGATGCCGAAGCTTAACGGATTCGAAGTCATTCAAGCTCTTAGAAGTCGTCCGGAAACCAGGCACACGCCGGTGGTTGTCATGACGACGAGGGCTCGAGACAAGCATCGGCGAATGGCGATGAGCCTCGGTGCCAATTCATACATTCCCAAGCCGGTAGAAGAACGGTCGTTGCTGCATGAGGTTGAACGGTGGCTCGGACATGCTCCGATGCTGCGCAAGTAACCTTGCGGAAATACTCGTATCAATTGACGAAATGCAACTTGTTACAGAAAATGGGCAGGAAGGTCTAGCCTAGGTATGAGCATCCGAGAACCGATAATGGAAACTCCGTCGCCCGCTTCTCCATTACGATTTCTCATCGTGACATTGTGCGGACGGTATCTGGCGTTGGATGCCGAATCTATATGCGGGTTGTTGACTTTCGAAGAGGCGGGAAACGTTGAGAATCCGATGATTCACGGCATAATGTACGGAGCCATCAATCTGGCCGATCGATTGGGCTTGCCGGATGATCAGGGTGACACGAACACACATGTCCTGCTGCTTTCTGAACGAGAAGCGCGGGGGAGCGTTCGAGTCACCACGGTGGAGGGACTTCTTGAACTCTCACTGTCTCAAGTCCTGCCGATTCCCATGCAGTTCCGTGGACCGGAACGACACTGGTATCGAGGCATGATCCTAGTCGCAAAAAGCATTGCGTTGGTTCTGAATACGAGCTGGGTTTTCAATGAGGAAGGTCCGGCTAAGAGGGGCAGTGGGGACGTGGTCGTCTGAACATTTCGGTGGACGGCAATCGGATATGCTGAGAACCGGTCACAAGTATCAGCGGGAAACAGTACGTCAGTCATGGCCGATCTTGGTGTTTTCGGTGGGAGGAAGGCGACTTGCAGTGAAGGCAGTTGATGTGTCGGGTATTTCTCTGTGGAATGAATCTATCCCAGTCGCTGGTCGAACCCCTTTTGTCACAGGACTCGTTCGTCAGGGACAAACTGTGCTACCGGTATTCGATCTGGCTGCGTCCCTTCGACTTACCGTACAAGGGAGCAGTCCCTTATGTTTAACGATAAAGCATCCCCTCGGAGAGATGGCGATGCGCATTGATGAGGAGATTCCGGTCCTTCATACCTGTGATCCTGCCACGATTCAGACATACCAAAACAAGGATTTGCCGGCCGAAGGCAGTTATACCAATGGCCTAGATGAGATCCCGATTCTTTCGGTATCACGACTTGGGACGACTGTGTGACGATTCCCTGTGCTTTCAGAATGGGCGAAAGGTGCAGGCATGCCGAAGATCTTAATAGCCGATGACAGCATCGCAGTTCGCAAAGTGGCAGAGCGACTGTTGACCGAGGCCGGCCTCGGCGTCACTCTTGCGGCAAACGGAGAAGAAGCATTGGCCTATCTGGAAAAAGAACAGCCGGACGTTGTTGTGTCCGACGTCATCATGCCGGATAAGAGCGGGTATGAAGTCTGTGCGTTTATCCGTGGAAATGCGACTCTCGCAGGGACGCCCGTGTTACTCATCTCGGGAATCGTGAATGATGAAGTGACCAGACAGGCCGACTCCTGTCGAGCCGACGGAGTATTGAAAAAACCATTTCAGGGTACATCCCTAAAAGATCGAGTCCTCGAGCTGATTGCAAAACGGCAGGAATCGGCGCCGGCCGCCGTCGCCGGGCCTGCTGCCGCCCCTGCAGCGGCTCCATCTGAGAAAATGATGAAGATGCCGGACCAATCTCCACTGAGCCTGAGCCAGGAGGCCGGGAAACTCAAGGAGATTGGAGAGCAATTACGGGAAGAACGAGTTCGCTGTGAAGAGTTGGCTAAACGACTGGCTGAATCCACTGAGCAACTCGCCAGAGCCAAGGAAAACGAAGCGCTGTTGGAAACCGAGCGCAAACGTGCCAACGGTCTTCAGGAGACACTGGCCAAGGTAGAGCAACACGTATCGAGAATCCCTGAACTGGAATCGGCACTGAAGACGGAGCAGGATGCGGTCGCCACCTATAGACAGGAAGCCGTGAACTGGCAAAAGATCGCCGGTCGAATTGCAGAATTGGAGTCCGCTCTGCACGCTGAACGGTCGGTGGCAGAACAACTCGTGCAACAACTATCAAGAATCCCTGAGCTGGAATCGGCACTGAAGGCGGAACAGGATGCGGTCGATGCATTCAAACAAGAAGCCGCCAACTGGCAAAAGGCTTCCGGTCGAATTGCAGAATTGGAATCCGCTCTATACGCTGAACGATCGGCGGCAGAACAACTCGTGCAACAACTGGCTGATTTGGAGAAGGTTTCGATTAAGGCAAAGGATGCCGAAGCAAAACTTGCGACTGCGGAACAGCAGGAAGCCGAACTTCATCGAAACATTCACAATCTAGAAGCCGAACTCGCGATGGAACGACGAAAAGTGGAAGAGATAATGGGGCGACTTTACGAAGTGGAGAAAGTGGCGACGAGAGTTCGGGAGATGGAAGGGCTTCTGACCGCAGAACAAGATCGCAACGGAATGCTCACTCGGCAAGTGGTGGAAGCCGAACAAGCCTCCGAGAACGCCACAAAACGACTTGAGGAAATGGCGCGCAAGTTAAGTGAGATCGCAGGATTGGCCTCCCAGCTTGGAAATGGGAGGGGACAGTCAGCCTGAACATCGAGATGGTATTGCTGAAGAGTCGAAGCCGATGTCCGTTGAAACCGAAGATGCGTTCCAGAAAGAGCTCGTTGAACTGTTCGTTCAAGAAGCACAGGAATGGCTCCAGCAAATTCATGTTGCGCTCGATGAATTACAGCAAGCTCCGCCTTTCGAACGCCATCGCGCCTTGGCCCAGACGATCAAGATCGGCATTACGAACCTCGGTGGGTCCGCAGCCACACTCACACTAAGCGATGTCGAACGGGCTAGTTTCGCAGCCCTTCCCTTCGTTGAAGCCGTTCAAGACCCTTCCGTCCGAATCTCCGTTGATGACTTCATCGCGCTCTGTAAGCAGCTGGGGCATGTTCATGGAGCTCTGACCAGAGCGACGGGTGTGGCATTTGATGAGAAACATGTACCGGCTTCCGACGAAGCCCCACCCATGATGATCGAGACAAAAACATTTCTAGCGTTGCTCCGCGGGCTTCAAGATCAATGCACGACGGGCGACACATTCCATCGGAATGTGGTTCAGACGATGATGGCCCAGGCTGAGGAATTGGTGGAGCGCGGGGTGGAGCAATGCAATGTCGCTTCCATCCAGGAGTTCCTCGACCGGTCGGCCGAAGGAGATGAGGGTTTTCTCCAAGTCGTTCGACAAGAGCTTCCCCATCTGAAGGCTGTCCTTCAGACCCTCAAGAACGATGGCATTGCCCCGGGCCCACCGTCCTCTGACTCACGAGATGTCGTTGAACTTGTCGCACAGCTATGGTCTGCCGCTCAGCAGGTCAATGCTTCCCAAGCAATGGTGTTTTTTATGGGGTTGCATAGTTTCCTCACGATCGTGACCCATCGCCGCTTGGTGGTGGACGCGAAAAACTATGACGCGATCCAATCACGGCTGGACCAGAGCGTGAAGTGGCTTGAGGAATGGGCGACAAGCGGACGGACGGAGCGCATGGCTATACAAGGCATATTGCCTCATTGAATCAGCTATGCGGAAGGTCCGCTCCGAGCGCGATACAATTGGATGTGCCGCATCCGAAGTTTTTTATGTCCCATTGACCAAACATGAAGCGGCAATTGGACGGAGGCTGTACGGAATTCATACCCGTAAAGGAATCGTCACACTCACCGGTAAGATCGGAAGGGGAGACTCTTCTCAATCACTGTGCTTTGTGACGGAACAATAACGGCGCAAGGGTGATGTCTTGACGAACTGGTATCATGAGGCAGAATACGCATTGGGCGAGATCGCGACCGCCGTTCAGGAACACCGTTCCATATCACTAGAACCACTTGAAGCCCTTGCGAAAGACGTCGTTTCATCGCTGCAGCGCAACGATGAGCTCGTGGTGCAAGCACTAGCCGGACCGTCAGGCTCACCACTCATCACCAATCTGATCAATGTGGCCATACTCGGAACGAAAGTCGGAATCGGCCTTGGGTACTACGGGGAAGAGCTACACCGGTTGGCACTGGCCGGATTCGTCCATGATATTGGGTTATTTGCCGTGCCGAAATCCTTAATCACCAAGGCCGGTCGTTTGACCCAGGAAGAGCGGGAACTCATCGAACGGCATCCCGAGCTGGGATATCAGGTTGTCGAGAATTGCGGACCAACCTATCACTGGTTGGCACAATTGACGCGGCAGGCTCACGAACGCTTCAATGGAGAGGGATATCCCAATCGACTCGCGGGAAGAGAGATCAGTGAAATGGCCCAGATTTTGGGAGTGGTGGACGTATTCGATGCATTAGTGAGCGATCGTCCCTATCGCCGCCGCCTGCTTCCGCACGAAGCGGTCAAGGAACTTCTGGTTGTTGAACGAAGGACTTTTCCTCGAGAAATCCTGAAGGCGCTCGTCGAGCAATTTTCGGTTTACCCACTTGGGACGACCGTGCGATTGACGACCGGAGAAGTAGGAACGGTGGCCAAAGTGAATAGCCGCTATCCCCTTCGCCCGGTCGTGCGGATGGATGATCAGCAGGAATATGAAGGAAGTTGTTCCTGTGAGATTGATTTGAGCCGCATGCCATTAGTGTCGATTGGGGAGATTCTACATCCTCCCGCGGTCGGACGCATCACATTTCCGGAAGCATCCCCCAAACCGGCAATATCTGTTGTGCCGACCGCCGTTTCTGATTCTTTCACCTTGTTGCTCGAAAGTCTTGACGCGGTTGCGTTAGCACTACAAGGTGTGGTGGACAGCAAAAGAATCTCGTTGAAGTCACCAGATGTTGATACCGATACCTGCCCCGCACGCGTGCAAAGACCAGATCAATAACGCCGCACTCTGTTCATGGTGGCTTACGAGCAGGACCTTGCTCTGCTCTTTGCTGTAGAGATCCGGATGGTTATAATGGCAGGCCTAACCTTCGAGTGTCTTGACGATCGTAAAGGGAATCACGTGCCGAAACTCATCAACGTTCATCATCCACAGCATACGATGCAGCAAGCCCAGGGGTACATAAAAACGTACATCCTCATGCCATCCGGCCTTTTCGGGCTCATCTGTATGATCGGGGCGATCGGTGGTCTAGGATACCAATGGCTCTCAACCGACGGCTATACCTTGGATACCTTTTATCAGAGTTCAGGGTTGCTCATGGCGGGTGTAGGCTTGGGAGCGTTGCAGACGCTCTATCAACGGTATCTCTTGCGGGAGTTTCCCGAAGCACTGGCGGCCCGCATGAAAGAAAGGCTGAATCGGCAGAGAGGAACGCTCAAGAAGAGATCGGACGCGACGACTATCGAGCATCCAGGACGTCAGTTCGTGCCGCTTGTGTATCTGCTGGGCGTGATGATTTTAATCGGAGGGACCATTGCGGCATATGCCTACGGCCGTGTAAGCATGGTTCCGGCACTCTTGATGCCCTGGGCTGGGTTCTTTTGGATAAGGCTGTTCTTGTGGCGGAGAGTGATCAAAGTAGAAAAAGTCGAGAGATAAAGCGCCTGCAGGCTGTTCCAAAATCCGTCCGGCAAGGTCGCAGCAAAGTCCGCGACGCGAAGAATAATGAGGCGCACGGCGCGATGAAGAAAGAGCGTCACGTGCCTTAGAGGCGAAGAGTAACAACTTTTACCAGGCCCATCCGTTGCCTGTCGGAACAGGCGTTTACCCGAGCAGTCCGTTGAGCCTCTAAGCTCCGCGAGAACGCCGCTGGCGGACTTTTTTATCAGCCTGCGAGATCTTCCTAGAACGAGCTGCGGTTGATCGGGACACCCGACTCGACGTCTTTGTTAATTCTGTTTCGAGTGTCGCCACGCGCTGTTCTAAATTGCGGACCAGTTCTTTCATTTCAGGAAGCTGGAAAATACCTCCCTGGATTCGCAGAGCTTTTTCACGCGGCATTGCCGGAATGCCGCCTACCACTTGATTGGATTCAATACTCCGATTGACTCCGGCTTTGGCTGCGATCATGACCTGATCTCCAATGGTGAGATGATCAGCAAGCCCGGCCTGGCCCCCGATCATGACATGATGACCGATGGTTGTGCTGCCGGCGATGCCGACCTGCGCAACGAGGATGCAGTGCTCTCCCACTATGACATTGTGGGCAATCTGGACGAGATTGTCGACTTTGGTGCCCTGCTTGACCAAGGTCAGACCGAACGTCGCGCGGTCGACCGTCACATTGGCTCCCAGTTCAACGTCGTCTTCAATGACAACGCCGCCGAGTTGCGGAATCTTATGATGGCGGCCTTGATGCTGCACGTATCCGAACCCGTCGGCTCCGATGACGGTCCCACTGTGCACGATCACCCGCGCACCAAGTGAACAGCCTTCGCGAACGACGACATTGGGATACAGAACGGAATCGTCCCCGATCCTGGAGTCCGATCCCACAAAGACCCCCGGATAGAGCGTGACACGATCGCCGATCATCACGCGGTCACCCAAGGTGACGAAAGGCCAGATGGAAGGATCGGTTCCGATCCGCACATCGGCGCCTTGCATCACATGTTCGGCAATGCCCCGCGGAGCCTGCGGACGAACAAAAAATGTCTGCGCGACACGCGCGAAGGCCAACATCGGATTGTCCACGACAATTTGCGGCACAGCGAGATCAGCCAAATGCCGATGGACCAGTAGCGCTGCTACGCGAAGAGCGGCCGCCGCCTTCGACATTTTGTCATTGGCGATGAACGATAACGCGTTTGGATCGGCTTCGCCGAGAGTCGTTAAGCCGGAGATCGGAGTTCGGCTGTCGCCGTGAATCGTCCCTCCGACAACCTCATGGATTTGAGCCAATGTGATCGGAGAAGGCAGTTGAGGCTTCTTCATCGGGACGCGACTTTCTTCTTCCCGGATGTCACGGCGGATGCCTTCTTCGGCTTTCTTGCGGAGGCAGGTTTTGCTGAAGCCGTCTTCTTGGTAGCCGGAGACTTGGCCGAACCTGCCTTGGTCGTGGTGGACTTGGCTGATTTCGATTTGCTTGCAGCAGTTGCGGATTTGGCCGGTTCAGGCTTGGATTCAGCTTTAGGCTCAGCAAGCCGCCGCTGGACATAGGCAGCGACGGTACCGACGGTGCTCAACCCCGGAAGGTCTTGATCAGGAATTTGGAGTTTGAATCGTTCCTCGATCTCGAACAGCAGTTCAATGATGGCCACCGAGTCGAGGCCGAGATCATCACGGAGATGATGAGACTCGGTAATCGACGCAGGATCTCGCTTGAGATAGCTGGCCAAAGCCTGAATGATTTTAGAGGTAATCGCGGGATCGATCGGTTCAGTCATTATGGATACTCCTTCAAGTGGAATGAGGCTTTTCACTCATGAA from Nitrospira sp. includes the following:
- a CDS encoding Signal transduction histidine kinase CheA; its protein translation is MSSEFDRQNLISIFVLEASDGLDVLTKALHPAGGAVPSPQELADQYIIAHRICGAAALYGYSGVAQLAEYLETLLEQATPIPASEWDRAVGSMRNITQSLRVVVRAIGQSGVEDAEIVERCWTSIKQREEKTGDTTASTSSAPTINEDYLFPGLDAEILSYFIPEAEEYLGTIDELLGLLRDKRDDADSIYRLFRAAHTLKGSAYTVGFHVIGDIAHPMEHCVAAVHEHRLPLSNDLLGWFVKAAELIRLILRHEPANSQQLRHDIPLLLNRLTGAVRGITVSLVSMTPSHGLDADSSNPVRHEPVVSGESPAADLLDEYLIPDLDPEVLSYFIPEAQEYLELLEANLLRLDKDPQNKELINQLFRSAHTLKGSAYTVGFQSIGDLIHHVEDFMGAVRDGTLSVLPGHTDLMLRSIDVVRVLMRRDLDQLDDTKQRFSAARTELRRLDQGVADEATPAQQQDDSSGSATIGQTESDEPRAQDDRVQSEKSREEREVIRVSYARLERLMNLIGELVIGRGRLEQRLRILEQRSQQVLVFKSRLVDSVQSFADKHTFSYQDTSSNPTAPASQGLPVFGDFGSLELDKYDDFNILARRIVEVTADIGESMSQLDESIKRSHDEMNHLQHLTLLMRDEIARARMVPIGTPFTRYRRAVRESSRALNKEVSLVTSGEQTEVDTGVVERLVDPLVHLVRNAVYHGIEPRADRIAKGKPAVGTVYLHAAHRGNSVIIEVEDDGAGLDLEKIRGKAAKMGLAPSHQIQAMSDADLLRLIFMPGFSTADKVGDQAGRGVGLDVVKRAIEGMNGHIDVESESGVGTKFTLNLPLTLLIATALLVRVGTEIYAIPLLSIQEVTMSALSSVREEGDRRLLQLDEQVVELQSLYHILHRKRGTVDWTMPVVIVRTAGAPIGLAVDELLGRQEIVIKPLGPPLEHSFFGGATIDPEGRVVLVIDPSRLTSRGAKESTVPVRFSKTTPLHKVSLPEEELLSNTPHEARLLLIDDSLSIRKFVGRMLESAGYSFDTAVDGEDGLRKASTTHYRMILTDLEMPKLNGFEVIQALRSRPETRHTPVVVMTTRARDKHRRMAMSLGANSYIPKPVEERSLLHEVERWLGHAPMLRK
- a CDS encoding UDP-3-O-[3-hydroxymyristoyl] glucosamine N-acyltransferase, whose protein sequence is MKKPQLPSPITLAQIHEVVGGTIHGDSRTPISGLTTLGEADPNALSFIANDKMSKAAAALRVAALLVHRHLADLAVPQIVVDNPMLAFARVAQTFFVRPQAPRGIAEHVMQGADVRIGTDPSIWPFVTLGDRVMIGDRVTLYPGVFVGSDSRIGDDSVLYPNVVVREGCSLGARVIVHSGTVIGADGFGYVQHQGRHHKIPQLGGVVIEDDVELGANVTVDRATFGLTLVKQGTKVDNLVQIAHNVIVGEHCILVAQVGIAGSTTIGHHVMIGGQAGLADHLTIGDQVMIAAKAGVNRSIESNQVVGGIPAMPREKALRIQGGIFQLPEMKELVRNLEQRVATLETELTKTSSRVSRSTAARSRKISQADKKVRQRRSRGA